A portion of the Psilocybe cubensis strain MGC-MH-2018 chromosome 10, whole genome shotgun sequence genome contains these proteins:
- a CDS encoding RasGEF domain-containing serine/threonine-protein kinase X, which yields MTNETATHDVDEAVARPAKRRRVETRMPVLADGFVVHDTPTPTTAKVVHKPAVPRFISGFSAGDGVNEDGTIQADVGRAPGKGRDKMKGKAMVHRPPVLVAGLGASSSTSKLNNDDSVVPPEKSREKRRVGSVPHLVLNAPGTAKSAGIGNGTASHLRPAHAPPAVVLPTKTSLRQINPPTIVLPPKAPSKALQPIQPPNLPLHPAKKKELYALSTSGLGRLSDLSSQNFAESLAGILLRDQRPDLTLLRLQEEKEGKDDSDLLRGLQMSPEKAGKGKWKGKGKGPAFVRGGLAAQAASFFERSSTAHILWKKDIERTAAAIHASLPAEFSARVVKVLHRRAVDTSHAPCIALCQIRAQNGGPHPKYQASTLYRVVFATPTSKSTATSDKSAPSFAEGQTISIFTPYRELSTSPNASNNAPEPPRRQLAPLPLLLFTPPVPPTPDPLTAPTIDCKVVYPIAPKASMHSDAFDVIPYDVSLLPAREKGRCRSTPHLDLSSSRTRADVLRFSVCNWDIKGDWQKLGSGSFGNVYKGNYLGIEVAIKEVLPSTEYDVAKYFEREWRLMKECRHPNICLFIGLSRAPPPDNRIFIVSEYIDNGNVRLYIHDTARPFPWKLRLSFATDVARALAYLHARSCIHRDLKGENLLVTSNGRLKITDFGFARIAARNSEESKRLTFCGTDAYMSPEILRGDAFALPTDVFSLGIILCEIGARRLADEHHFKRAAPSFGIDPAEVKRLMSPGCPDDFYQLCLDCLHTDPTARPTTRVILARLGAIEAEVLRRPGEGDDGMHLGSVRFMTGGKRPTPAPRIPSFGMGVGKDIRSGGASSSEDDSDDEELMEAVAGLSSVGIKSDWSDKSLSKQPLLNRTTESHGSEYSTTVIKPHNTSSLPPSLSSILTIRPSPDPSPADPPSPPQGASTLNGRAPLQALEDPLGTSSILSIATMDSYHTASAASVSLSSSTVSSAYATEGGSTIRGVDVDGGGYAPPLVHRFTLLKPGAKQKRHSGSGPGSPPLGGAANGNGNGNGGGGGGGGGAAAPETSGWNPLEILFSSGLLVGKCDLCNKRLGWKPVLECDDCGLRTHVKCGELAPQNCGIRLAGAGGVSGPVPTQEQLQNPFYAMSPLSKVRQQAQHAGEQMKTRSAGPLARR from the exons ATGACCAACGAAACGGCCACCCACGACGTGGATGAAGCAGTCGCGCGCCCAGCGAAGCGACGCCGCGTCGAGACTCGGATGCCGGTGCTCGCTGACGGGTTTGTCGTGCATGacacaccgacaccgacgaCGGCGAAAGTGGTACATAAGCCCGCCGTACCGCGGTTTATATCAGGTTTTAGCGCGGGCGACGGTGTCAATGAGGATGGTACAATACAAGCAGATGTGGGGAGGGCGCCAGGGAAAGGTAGGGATAAAATGAAAGGTAAAGCGATGGTGCATAGGCCACCTGTGCTCGTCGCTGGACTTGGAGCGAGCTCGTCCACGTCCAAACTCAATAACGACGACTCTGTGGTACCTCCAGAGAAATCGAGGGAGAAGAGGCGGGTCGGATCAGTGCCACATCTTGTGCTGAATGCACCGGGAACGGCTAAATCAGCGGGCATTGGCAATGGCACCGCGTCTCATCTGCGCCCTGCACACGCACCTCCAGCTGTTGTACTCCCTACAAAAACATCCCTACGGCAAATCAACCCCCCGACCATCGTCCTACCCCCCAAAGCTCCATCCAAAGCTCTTCAACCGATCCAACCCCCCAATCTCCCTTTACACccagcaaagaaaaaggaactGTATGCGTTATCCACGTCGGGCCTTGGGAGGCTGAGTGACCTCTCCTCACAGAACTTTGCGGAGAGTCTAGCGGGGATATTGCTGAGAGACCAGCGGCCTGATCTGACTTTGCTGCGGCtgcaggaggagaaggaggggaAAGACGATAGCGACTTGTTGCGGGGACTGCAGATGAGCCCGGAGAAGGCAGGGAAAGGAAAgtggaaaggaaagggaaagggtcCTGCGTTCGTACG AGGTGGGCTGGCCGCACAAGCCGCGTCGTTCTTCGAGCGCTCTTCGACAGCGCATATTCTGTGGAAGAAGGATATCGAGCGTACTGCCGCTGCCATACACGCATCTCTGCCTGCCGAATTCAGCGCACGCGTGGTCAAGGTTCTGCACCGGCGAGCAGTGGACACATCGCACGCGCCCTGCATCGCGCTCTGTCAAATCCGCGCGCAGAACGGGGGACCACATCCCAAATACCAAGCCAGCACACTGTACCGCGTTGTATTCGCCACGCCCACGTCCAAGTCCACTGCAACCAGCGACAAATCCGCGCCGTCCTTCGCAGAAGGGCAGACGATCTCTATTTTTACACCATACCGCGAACTGTCTACATCCCCAAACGCTTCGAACAACGCACCAGAGCCTCCGCGACGGCAGCTTGCGCCTCTACCGCTTCTGCTTTTTACCCCGCCAGTGCCCCCTACGCCTGACCCGCTGACGGCGCCT ACCATCGACTGCAAAGTCGTATACCCCATCGCACCCAAGGCGAGCATGCATTCTGATGCGTTTGACGTGATACCGTACGATGTAAGTCTCCTGCCCGCGCGCGAGAAGGGTAGATGCCGATCCACACCCCACTTGGATCTTTCCTCGTCTCGCACCCGCGCCGATGTGCTACGATTTTCTGTTTGCAATTGG GATATCAAGGGCGACTGGCAGAAGCTCGGTTCTGGCTCCTTTGGAAATGTGTACAAAG GCAACTACCTCGGCATCGAAGTCGCGATAAAAGAGGTGCTCCCCTCGACCGAATACGATGTCGCCAAATACTTTGAACGCGAATGGCGACTCATGAAAGAGTGCCGGCACCCCAACATCTGCCTCTTCATCGGACTCTCCCGCGCACCCCCGCCAGACAACcgcatcttcatcgtctccgAATACATAGACAACGGCAACGTGCGGCTCTACATCCACGACACCGCCCGCCCCTTCCCGTGGAAACTGCGGCTCTCCTTCGCCACAGACGTCGCCCGCGCACTCGCCTACCTGCACGCGCGCTCCTGCATCCACCGCGACCTCAAAGGCGAGAACCTCCTCGTCACGTCCAACGGGCGCCTCAAAATCACCGACTTTGGCTTTGCGCGCATCGCCGCGCGCAACTCGGAAGAGTCCAAGCGGCTCACCTTCTGCGGCACCGACGCGTACATGTCCCCCGAGATCCTGCGCGGCGACGCCTTCGCGCTGCCCACGGACGTCTTCTCGCTCGGCATCATCCTCTGCGAGATCGGTGCGCGCCGTCTTGCTGACGAACACCACTTCAAGCGCGCTGCGCCCTCTTTCGGTATCGATCCCGCTGAGGTGAAGCGTCTGATGAGCCCTGGGTGCCCAGACGACTTTTACCAGCTATGTCTCGATTGCCTGCACACAGACCCCACCGCGCGTCCCACAACGCGCGTCATCCTTGCGCGGCTTGGAGCGATCGAGGCCGAGGTCCTGCGCCGCCCGGGCGAGGGCGACGATGGGATGCATCTCGGAAGCGTGCGCTTTATGACGGGCGGCAAGCGGCCGACGCCCGCACCACGCATACCGAGCTTCGGTATGGGCGTAGGCAAGGATATCCGCAGCGGCGGGGCGAGCTCGTCAGAGGACGACAGTGACGACGAGGAGCTCATGGAGGCTGTTGCGGGCCTGTCCAGCGTTGGCATCAAAAGCGATTGGAGCGATAAATCCCTAA GCAAGCAACCGTTGCTCAACCGCACAACGGAATCCCATGGCTCAGAATACAGCACAACAGTAATCAAACCGCACAACAcatcctctcttcctccctcgcTCTCCTCGATCCTTACCATCCGCCCCTCTCCCGACCCTTCCCCCGcagacccgccttcccctcCTCAAGGCGCATCAACGCTCAACGGCCGCGCACCGCTCCAGGCCCTAGAAGACCCACTCGGCACCTCCTCCATCCTCTCCATCGCGACGATGGACTCATACCACACCGCCTCCGCCGCATccgtctctctctcatcaTCCACCGTCTCCAGCGCATACGCCACGGAGGGCGGGTCGACCATCCGcggcgtcgacgtcgacgggGGTGGATACGCGCCTCCGCTCGTGCACCGTTTCACGCTGCTCAAGCCCGGCGCGAAGCAGAAGCGGCATAGCGGAAGCGGACCTGGCTCGCCCCCGCTCGGCGGCGCTGCCAACGGTAATGGCAACGGcaacggtggtggtggtggtggtggtggtggtgccgCGGCTCCAGAGACGTCGGGATGGAACCCGCTCGAGATCCTATTCTCCAGCGGGCTGCTCGTGGGCAAATGCGATCTGTGCAATAAACGCCTGGGATGGAAGCCCGTGCTGGAGTGCGACGACTGTGGACTACG AACACACGTCAAATGCGGGGAGCTCGCGCCGCAGAACTGCGGCATCCGCCTCGCAGGGGCGGGGGGTGTCAGCGGGCCCGTCCCGACGCAAGAACAGCTGCAGAACCCGTTCTACGCCATGTCGCCGCTGTCCAAGGTCCGCCAGCAAGCGCAGCACGCCGGGGAGCAGATGAAGACGCGTTCAGCGGGCCCTCTTGCACGGCGCTAG